A DNA window from Mycolicibacter hiberniae contains the following coding sequences:
- a CDS encoding sterol desaturase family protein — MFDLIAHAIPVFVLCLTLEAVSFAVRPDDDELGYELRDTGTSLAMGIGNVIINIGWKLAVLAIFSAAYLLAPVHLPAANPLTWIALFVADDFAYYWYHRTHHTIRVFWASHVVHHSSRHYNLSTALRQTWTPFTSVPFWILLAFAGFAPWMILLQQSVSLLYQFFIHTERVGKLWRPLEFVFNTPSHHRVHHGANPSYLDKNYGGILIVWDRLFGTFEPENEPAVYGLTKNIDTFNPVRVATHEYVAIWRDIRAARSWRAVFGHLFRGPGWQPAG, encoded by the coding sequence ATGTTCGACCTCATCGCACACGCCATTCCGGTCTTCGTGCTCTGCCTGACCCTGGAAGCCGTGTCGTTCGCCGTGCGGCCCGACGACGACGAGCTCGGTTACGAACTGCGCGACACCGGCACCAGTCTGGCGATGGGCATCGGCAACGTCATCATCAACATCGGGTGGAAGCTGGCCGTGCTGGCCATCTTCAGCGCGGCCTACCTGCTGGCACCCGTCCACCTGCCCGCGGCCAACCCGCTGACCTGGATCGCGCTGTTCGTCGCCGACGACTTCGCCTACTACTGGTACCACCGGACCCACCACACCATCCGGGTGTTCTGGGCCAGCCACGTGGTGCACCACTCCAGCCGGCACTACAACCTGTCCACGGCCCTGCGCCAGACCTGGACGCCGTTCACCTCGGTGCCGTTCTGGATCCTGCTGGCGTTCGCCGGATTCGCCCCGTGGATGATCCTGCTCCAGCAGTCCGTCAGCCTGCTCTACCAGTTCTTCATTCACACCGAACGCGTCGGCAAGCTCTGGCGGCCCCTCGAATTCGTCTTCAACACCCCGTCGCATCACCGGGTGCACCACGGCGCCAACCCCAGCTACCTCGACAAGAACTACGGGGGAATCCTGATCGTGTGGGATCGGCTGTTCGGCACCTTCGAGCCCGAGAACGAGCCGGCCGTCTACGGCTTGACCAAGAACATCGACACGTTCAACCCGGTGCGAGTGGCCACCCACGAGTACGTCGCGATCTGGCGCGACATCCGCGCGGCGCGCAGCTGGCGTGCGGTGTTCGGCCACCTGTTCCGCGGCCCGGGATGGCAGCCCGCCGGCTAG
- a CDS encoding FadR/GntR family transcriptional regulator — protein sequence MEPMDLAPISRTALSDTIFVRLVEEILTGRLPAGEALPSERELALTLQVNRHAVREALKRLQQAGLVRISHGGKTRVLDWRQSAGLDALTGLAVAGAIPTRQIIGDVAVMRRSIAADAARLCARNASPQQRAAISAAAAAYPVADDLNALAEADLAFWIAVIDGSENIAYRLALNTLVAAYEEMGRDAIYALGLAEFADRNAHIDLAAAIAAADEDAAYRLADELLARFVTACQAGAQEGE from the coding sequence ATGGAGCCCATGGACCTTGCACCGATCTCGCGGACCGCGCTGTCCGACACGATCTTCGTGCGCCTCGTCGAGGAGATCCTGACCGGACGCCTGCCGGCCGGTGAGGCACTGCCCTCCGAGCGGGAACTGGCGCTGACCCTGCAGGTCAACCGCCACGCCGTGCGCGAAGCCCTCAAACGGCTGCAGCAGGCGGGACTGGTCCGGATCAGTCACGGCGGCAAGACCCGGGTGCTCGACTGGCGCCAAAGCGCCGGGCTGGATGCCCTGACCGGGCTGGCTGTGGCCGGGGCGATCCCCACCCGCCAGATCATCGGCGACGTCGCGGTGATGCGGCGCTCCATCGCCGCAGACGCCGCCCGGCTGTGCGCGCGCAACGCCTCCCCGCAGCAACGGGCCGCGATCAGTGCAGCCGCGGCGGCCTACCCGGTCGCCGACGACCTCAACGCCCTCGCCGAGGCCGACCTGGCGTTCTGGATCGCCGTTATTGACGGCTCAGAAAATATCGCGTACCGGCTCGCCCTCAACACCCTCGTCGCGGCGTACGAGGAGATGGGCCGCGACGCCATCTACGCGCTCGGGCTCGCCGAGTTCGCCGACCGCAACGCCCACATCGACCTGGCCGCCGCCATCGCGGCCGCCGACGAGGACGCGGCCTACCGCCTTGCCGATGAGTTGCTGGCCCGGTTCGTCACGGCCTGCCAGGCCGGCGCCCAGGAAGGGGAGTAG
- a CDS encoding bifunctional 2-methylcitrate synthase/citrate synthase: MTISPDVPEIRKGLAGVVVDTTAISKVVPETNSLTYRGYPVQDLAAHCTFEQVAYLLWHGELPSDAELALFCQRERAARRADRSLLSLVDKLPENCHPMDVVRTAISYLGAEDAEEDDPSESANFTKALRMFAVLPTIVAADMRRRRGLDPIAPHSHLGYSENFLRMCFGEVPDPVIVAAFEQSMTLYAEHSFNASTFAARVVTSTQSDIYSAVTAAIGALKGSLHGGANEAVMHDMIEIGEPGRAAAWLHAKLSRKEKVMGFGHRVYKHGDSRVPTMKAALEQVAAARGGRAWLDIYRILETEMFAATGIKPNLDFPTGPAYYLMGFDIPMFTPLFVMSRITGWTAHIMEQTASNALIRPLSAYSGSPQRVLKAV, from the coding sequence GTGACGATCTCCCCGGACGTGCCGGAAATCCGCAAAGGACTCGCCGGCGTCGTCGTCGACACCACCGCCATCTCCAAGGTGGTGCCGGAGACCAACTCCCTGACCTACCGCGGTTACCCCGTGCAGGATCTGGCCGCGCACTGCACCTTCGAGCAGGTCGCCTACCTGTTGTGGCACGGCGAGCTGCCGAGCGACGCCGAGCTGGCGCTGTTCTGCCAGCGGGAGCGGGCGGCGCGGCGAGCGGACCGCTCGCTGCTGTCGCTGGTGGACAAGCTGCCGGAGAACTGCCATCCGATGGACGTGGTGCGCACCGCGATCAGCTACCTGGGCGCCGAGGACGCCGAAGAAGACGACCCCAGCGAGTCGGCGAACTTCACCAAGGCGCTGCGGATGTTCGCGGTGCTGCCCACCATCGTGGCCGCCGACATGCGCCGCCGGCGCGGTCTGGACCCGATCGCGCCGCACAGCCACCTCGGCTACTCCGAGAACTTCCTGCGGATGTGCTTCGGCGAGGTGCCCGATCCGGTGATCGTGGCGGCCTTCGAGCAGTCCATGACGCTGTATGCCGAACACAGCTTCAACGCATCCACGTTCGCCGCACGGGTGGTCACCTCCACCCAGTCCGACATCTACAGCGCGGTCACCGCGGCCATCGGCGCGCTCAAGGGCTCGCTGCACGGCGGCGCCAACGAGGCGGTCATGCACGACATGATCGAGATCGGTGAGCCGGGCCGGGCCGCGGCGTGGCTGCACGCCAAGCTGTCGCGTAAGGAGAAGGTGATGGGCTTCGGTCACCGCGTGTACAAGCACGGCGACTCCCGGGTGCCGACCATGAAGGCGGCACTCGAGCAGGTGGCTGCCGCCCGCGGTGGCCGGGCCTGGCTGGACATCTACCGCATCCTGGAGACCGAGATGTTCGCGGCAACCGGAATCAAGCCCAACCTGGACTTCCCGACCGGTCCGGCCTACTACCTGATGGGCTTCGACATCCCGATGTTCACCCCGTTGTTTGTGATGAGCCGCATCACCGGCTGGACCGCCCACATCATGGAGCAGACGGCGTCCAACGCGCTGATCCGCCCGCTGAGCGCCTACTCGGGCAGCCCGCAGCGCGTCCTCAAGGCGGTGTGA
- a CDS encoding DUF3556 domain-containing protein: MGFLKPQLPVVDFPEWSKGTRSEKIRPMARHWAEVGFGTPVVLHLFYVLKIGLYILGAWLFALTTTGIDGFTEVRQWWSEPIVFEKVVLYTMLFEVIGLGCGFGPLNNRFFPPMGSILYWLRPGTIRLPPWPGRIPLTSGTARTPLDAALYAALLVLLLVALVSDGTGAIAALRTEIGVLPHWQIVAILAVLAVLGLRDKVIFLAARGEVYAALAAAFLFTGADMIIAAKAIFMVIWVGAATSKLNRHFPFVISTMMSNNPLIRPKALKRAFFKNFPDDLRPGGPSKALAHVSTAIEMLAPLPLFFCHGGLPTAIAATVMVAFHLGILAAIPMGVPLEWNVFMIFGVLSLFVAHADLGLSDITDPLPVALLFAVSAGTVVLGNLFPQKISFLPGMRYYAGNWDTTLWCLTPSAEEKIARGIVAIASMPAAQLERFYGSPEAAQIPIYMGYAFRGFNTHGRALFSLAHRAMADGDESDYSLTDGERICSTAVGWNFGDGHMTNEQLIEALQQRCGFEPGEVRVVILDAQPIHRQTQTYRLVDAATGEFERGHVKVADMVQLQPWQDDLRIYVDGAAGV, encoded by the coding sequence ATGGGATTTCTCAAACCTCAACTGCCCGTAGTCGACTTCCCGGAGTGGAGCAAGGGCACGCGCAGCGAGAAGATCCGGCCGATGGCCCGGCACTGGGCGGAGGTGGGTTTCGGCACCCCGGTGGTGCTGCACCTGTTCTACGTGCTCAAGATCGGCCTGTACATCCTGGGCGCCTGGCTGTTCGCGCTGACCACCACCGGCATCGACGGATTCACCGAGGTGCGGCAGTGGTGGAGCGAACCGATCGTGTTCGAGAAGGTCGTGCTCTACACGATGCTGTTCGAGGTGATCGGCCTGGGCTGCGGCTTCGGCCCGCTCAACAACCGCTTCTTCCCGCCGATGGGATCCATCCTGTACTGGTTGCGGCCCGGCACCATTCGGCTGCCACCGTGGCCGGGGCGCATACCGCTGACCTCGGGCACCGCCCGCACCCCCCTGGACGCAGCCCTCTACGCGGCCCTGCTGGTGCTGCTGCTGGTGGCGCTGGTCTCCGACGGCACGGGCGCCATCGCCGCACTGCGCACCGAGATCGGGGTGCTGCCGCACTGGCAGATCGTGGCGATTCTGGCGGTGCTGGCGGTGCTCGGCCTGCGCGACAAGGTGATCTTCCTGGCCGCCCGCGGCGAGGTCTACGCGGCGCTGGCCGCGGCGTTCCTGTTCACCGGTGCCGACATGATCATCGCGGCCAAGGCGATCTTCATGGTGATCTGGGTGGGCGCGGCCACCTCCAAGCTCAACCGGCACTTCCCGTTCGTGATCTCGACGATGATGAGCAACAACCCGCTGATCCGGCCGAAGGCCCTCAAACGCGCCTTCTTCAAGAACTTCCCCGACGACCTGCGCCCCGGCGGGCCGTCGAAGGCGCTGGCGCACGTGAGCACCGCGATCGAGATGCTGGCGCCGCTGCCGCTGTTCTTCTGTCACGGTGGCCTGCCCACCGCCATCGCGGCCACCGTGATGGTCGCCTTCCATCTGGGCATCCTCGCGGCCATTCCGATGGGCGTGCCGCTGGAATGGAACGTCTTCATGATTTTCGGGGTGTTGTCGCTGTTCGTCGCACACGCCGACCTGGGACTGTCCGACATCACCGATCCGCTGCCGGTGGCACTGCTGTTCGCCGTCAGCGCCGGCACCGTAGTGCTGGGAAACCTGTTCCCGCAGAAGATCTCGTTCCTGCCCGGGATGCGGTACTACGCCGGTAACTGGGACACCACGCTGTGGTGCCTGACGCCGTCCGCCGAAGAGAAGATCGCGCGGGGAATCGTCGCGATCGCCAGCATGCCCGCCGCGCAGCTGGAACGTTTCTACGGCAGCCCCGAGGCCGCCCAAATCCCGATCTACATGGGCTACGCCTTCCGGGGGTTCAACACCCACGGCCGGGCGCTGTTCAGCCTGGCGCACCGGGCGATGGCCGACGGCGACGAGAGCGACTACTCGCTGACCGACGGGGAGCGGATCTGTTCGACGGCGGTGGGCTGGAACTTCGGCGACGGCCACATGACCAATGAGCAGCTGATCGAGGCGTTGCAGCAGCGCTGCGGCTTCGAGCCCGGGGAGGTGCGGGTGGTGATCCTGGACGCCCAGCCGATCCACCGGCAGACGCAGACCTACCGGCTGGTGGACGCGGCCACCGGCGAGTTCGAGCGCGGCCACGTCAAGGTGGCGGACATGGTGCAGCTGCAGCCCTGGCAGGACGACCTGCGCATCTACGTCGACGGCGCCGCCGGGGTGTGA
- the prpD gene encoding 2-methylcitrate dehydratase PrpD: MQLHDVRTRRSAEDFPRSEHLAWKIAQVAADPVEVPDDTAAMVINRIIDNAAVSAASVLRRPVTVARRQALAHPSAPGAAVFGVRGSYSAEWAAWANGTAVRELDFHDTFLAAEYSHPGDNIPALVAVAQQLGVSGADLIRGLATAYEIQVDLVKGICLHEHKIDHVAHLGPSVAAGIGTMLRLDPEVIYSAVGQALHLTTATRQSRKGLISSWKAYAPAWAGKVGIEAVDRAMRGEGAPAPIWEGEDGVIAWLLSGRDHTYQVPLPGPGEAKRGILDTYTKEYSAEYQSQALIDLAKRLRERIADLSQVATIVLHTSHHTHYVIGTGSGDPQKFDPDASRETLDHSVMYIFAVALEDGSWHHVRSYSPERAHRPETIALWRKISTVEDPEWTRRYHSTDPGEKAFGARAEITLASGEVITDELAIADAHPLGARPFERKQYIAKFTELAEGVVTTAEQERFLAAAEGLAGLSGGQLSELNIVVEPAVLDQAPATPDGIFR, encoded by the coding sequence ATGCAGCTACATGACGTGCGGACCCGCCGCAGTGCCGAGGACTTCCCCCGCTCCGAGCACCTCGCTTGGAAGATCGCGCAGGTGGCCGCCGACCCGGTGGAAGTTCCCGACGACACCGCGGCAATGGTCATCAACCGGATCATCGACAACGCCGCCGTCAGCGCTGCCTCGGTGCTGCGCCGGCCGGTGACCGTGGCCCGCCGCCAAGCCCTGGCACACCCGTCGGCCCCGGGTGCCGCGGTCTTCGGCGTCCGCGGCAGCTACTCGGCCGAATGGGCCGCCTGGGCCAACGGCACCGCGGTGCGCGAACTGGACTTCCACGACACCTTCCTGGCCGCGGAGTACTCGCATCCCGGCGACAACATCCCCGCGCTGGTGGCGGTCGCCCAGCAGCTCGGGGTCAGCGGCGCCGACCTGATCCGCGGCCTGGCCACCGCCTACGAGATCCAGGTCGACCTGGTCAAGGGTATCTGCCTGCACGAGCACAAGATCGACCACGTCGCCCATCTCGGCCCGTCGGTAGCCGCCGGAATCGGCACCATGCTGCGGCTGGACCCCGAGGTGATCTACTCCGCCGTCGGCCAGGCGCTGCACCTGACCACCGCTACCCGCCAGTCCCGCAAGGGCTTGATCTCCAGCTGGAAGGCCTACGCGCCGGCCTGGGCCGGCAAAGTCGGCATCGAGGCCGTGGACCGGGCGATGCGCGGTGAAGGCGCACCGGCCCCGATCTGGGAGGGCGAAGACGGCGTGATCGCCTGGCTGCTGTCCGGGCGCGACCACACCTACCAGGTGCCGCTGCCCGGTCCCGGCGAGGCCAAGCGCGGCATCCTGGACACCTACACCAAGGAGTACTCCGCGGAATACCAGAGCCAGGCCCTGATCGACCTGGCCAAGCGCCTCCGCGAGCGGATCGCCGACCTGAGCCAGGTGGCCACGATCGTGTTGCACACCAGCCACCACACCCACTACGTGATCGGCACCGGCTCCGGCGACCCGCAGAAGTTCGACCCGGACGCCTCGCGGGAGACCCTGGACCACTCGGTGATGTACATCTTCGCCGTCGCCCTGGAGGACGGCAGCTGGCACCACGTCCGGTCCTACAGCCCGGAACGGGCACACCGGCCCGAGACCATCGCACTGTGGCGCAAGATCTCCACCGTCGAGGACCCGGAGTGGACCCGGCGCTACCACTCGACCGACCCAGGCGAGAAGGCGTTCGGGGCGCGCGCCGAGATCACCTTGGCCAGTGGCGAAGTCATCACCGACGAGCTCGCGATCGCCGACGCTCACCCGCTGGGGGCCCGGCCGTTCGAACGCAAGCAGTACATCGCCAAGTTCACCGAGCTCGCCGAGGGCGTGGTGACCACGGCCGAACAAGAGCGGTTCCTCGCCGCCGCCGAAGGACTTGCGGGTCTGAGCGGCGGTCAGCTCAGCGAACTCAACATCGTCGTCGAGCCGGCGGTGCTCGACCAGGCACCGGCGACACCCGACGGGATTTTCCGGTGA
- a CDS encoding short-chain fatty acyl-CoA regulator family protein — translation MAPPTSRTFAGARLRRLREERGLTQVALARALNLSTSYVNQLENDQRPLTVAVLLALTERFGLPAQYFSGDGDARLVAELRDMFTATAGEHAAGEGQIEQLVARMPEIGNSLLTMHRQLRSATEELESYRSRVSGDAAQSVAGPMPFEEVRDFFYDRNNYIGELDNAAERLFIDTGMRFGGLDIQLAALMEERFGVTVAIVDDLPAGTKRVFDPATRVLRVAHWLLAGQRAFQIATQLALLTQQELLADLVAQDPSLSPEARGVAKIGLANYFAGAFLLPYRQFQRSAADLRYDIDLLGRRFEVGFETVCHRLSTLQQPGRRGVPFIFVRTDRAGNISKRQSATAFHFSRVGGSCPLWVVHDAFSQPGRIVTQVAQMPDGRKYFWIATTTPPEGRGYLGQHKSFAVGLGCDLAHADKLVYSTGVALDDAATVVPIGAGCKICDRQACPQRAFPYLGRRVIVDENAGSGLPYSPVAADCAGRR, via the coding sequence ATGGCACCTCCGACCTCCCGCACCTTCGCCGGGGCCAGGCTGCGCCGTCTGCGTGAGGAGCGCGGCCTGACGCAAGTCGCGCTGGCCCGCGCGTTGAACCTGTCGACCAGCTACGTCAATCAGCTCGAGAACGACCAGCGGCCGCTCACCGTTGCGGTGTTGCTGGCGCTCACCGAACGTTTCGGCCTGCCCGCGCAGTACTTCTCCGGCGACGGCGATGCCCGCCTGGTCGCCGAACTGCGCGACATGTTCACCGCGACCGCCGGCGAACACGCCGCCGGCGAAGGACAGATCGAGCAGCTGGTGGCGCGCATGCCCGAGATCGGCAACAGCCTGCTGACCATGCACCGCCAACTTCGTTCGGCCACTGAGGAATTGGAATCCTACCGGTCGCGAGTCTCCGGTGACGCGGCACAGTCGGTGGCCGGGCCCATGCCCTTCGAGGAGGTCCGGGACTTCTTCTACGACCGCAACAACTACATCGGCGAACTCGACAATGCCGCCGAGCGGCTATTCATCGACACCGGGATGCGTTTCGGCGGCTTGGATATTCAGCTGGCTGCACTGATGGAAGAGCGCTTCGGCGTCACCGTGGCGATCGTCGACGACCTGCCGGCGGGCACCAAGCGGGTCTTCGATCCGGCGACACGGGTGCTGCGCGTCGCGCACTGGCTGCTGGCCGGCCAGCGCGCTTTCCAGATCGCCACCCAACTGGCGCTGCTGACCCAGCAGGAGCTGCTCGCCGACCTCGTGGCCCAAGACCCGTCACTGAGCCCGGAGGCACGCGGGGTAGCCAAGATCGGGCTGGCCAATTACTTCGCCGGCGCTTTTCTGTTGCCGTACCGGCAGTTTCAGCGATCCGCGGCCGACCTACGTTACGACATCGACCTGCTGGGCCGCCGTTTCGAGGTCGGTTTCGAGACGGTGTGTCACCGCCTGTCGACACTGCAACAGCCCGGACGACGCGGGGTGCCGTTCATCTTCGTCCGTACCGACAGAGCCGGCAACATCTCGAAGCGGCAGTCAGCGACGGCGTTTCACTTCAGCCGGGTCGGCGGCAGCTGCCCCCTGTGGGTGGTCCACGATGCATTCAGCCAGCCGGGCCGCATCGTCACCCAGGTGGCCCAGATGCCCGACGGGCGCAAGTACTTCTGGATCGCGACAACCACGCCGCCCGAGGGGCGCGGCTATCTGGGGCAGCACAAGAGTTTCGCCGTGGGCCTGGGGTGCGACCTTGCCCATGCCGACAAGCTGGTGTACTCCACCGGTGTCGCCCTCGATGACGCGGCAACGGTGGTGCCGATCGGCGCGGGCTGCAAGATCTGTGATCGCCAGGCCTGCCCGCAGCGGGCCTTCCCCTATCTGGGCCGGCGCGTGATCGTCGACGAGAACGCCGGCAGCGGGCTGCCCTACTCGCCTGTCGCGGCGGACTGCGCCGGCCGCCGGTAG
- the prpB gene encoding methylisocitrate lyase, whose translation MSGLLGSAAAPADKRAALRAGLQSGRLQRFPGAFSPLVAKLVAEIGFEGVYVSGAALSADLGLPDIGLTTLTEVAERGAQIAAATSLPTFIDADTGFGEPMSAARTVTVLEDAGLAGCHLEDQVNPKRCGHLDGKAVVPVGEMVKRLRAAVTARRDPNFVICARTDAAGIEGLASAIDRAKAYADAGADLIFTEALRGPAEFEAFRAAVTTPLLANMTEFGKSELLTAAQLCDLGYNAVIYPVTTLRLAMFAVEAGLREIDSAGTQSGLLDQMQQRSRLYELLRYAEYSQFDDDIFTFTLGAAQ comes from the coding sequence GTGAGTGGGCTGCTCGGGTCCGCCGCGGCTCCGGCGGACAAGCGGGCGGCATTGCGGGCCGGTCTGCAATCGGGCCGGCTGCAACGGTTCCCGGGGGCGTTCTCGCCCCTGGTCGCCAAGCTGGTGGCCGAGATCGGCTTCGAAGGCGTCTACGTCTCCGGTGCGGCGCTCTCGGCCGACCTGGGACTGCCGGACATCGGGCTGACCACGCTGACCGAGGTGGCGGAGCGCGGCGCACAGATCGCCGCGGCCACCAGCTTGCCCACCTTCATCGACGCCGACACCGGCTTCGGCGAGCCGATGAGCGCCGCACGCACCGTCACGGTGCTCGAAGACGCCGGGCTGGCCGGGTGCCACCTCGAGGACCAGGTCAACCCCAAGCGGTGCGGGCACCTCGACGGCAAAGCCGTGGTGCCGGTGGGTGAGATGGTCAAGCGGCTGCGGGCCGCGGTCACCGCCCGCCGGGACCCCAACTTCGTGATCTGCGCCCGCACCGACGCCGCCGGCATCGAAGGACTCGCCTCCGCGATCGACCGGGCGAAGGCCTACGCCGACGCCGGGGCGGACCTGATCTTCACCGAAGCCCTACGCGGGCCGGCCGAATTCGAAGCATTTCGCGCCGCGGTGACCACGCCGCTGCTGGCCAACATGACCGAGTTCGGCAAATCGGAGCTGCTCACCGCCGCCCAACTGTGCGACCTCGGCTACAACGCCGTCATCTACCCGGTCACCACGCTGCGGCTGGCGATGTTCGCCGTCGAAGCCGGATTGCGTGAGATCGATTCGGCCGGAACGCAATCCGGTCTCCTGGATCAGATGCAGCAGCGCAGCCGGCTCTACGAGCTGCTGCGCTACGCCGAGTACAGCCAATTCGATGACGACATCTTCACCTTCACGTTAGGAGCGGCCCAGTGA
- a CDS encoding DoxX family protein, with product MATSADVALLLLRLVLGLTMAAHGLNKFIGGGRIPGTARWFESIGMKYGKFAALTAAITEIAAGLALAVGLFTPIAAAGFVALMAVAVWTVHRSNGFFVLSNGWEYNLVLAAGAVVVAMLGPGYLSADHQIFGHCWQKGWSGLWISLGLGLAGAIGQLVLFYRRPAQSAATGE from the coding sequence ATGGCCACCTCTGCTGATGTCGCACTGCTGCTCCTGCGTCTTGTTCTGGGTCTGACCATGGCAGCCCACGGGTTGAACAAGTTCATCGGCGGGGGCCGCATCCCCGGCACCGCGAGGTGGTTCGAAAGCATCGGCATGAAGTACGGCAAGTTCGCGGCGCTGACCGCGGCGATCACCGAGATCGCTGCCGGGCTGGCGCTGGCCGTCGGGTTGTTCACCCCGATCGCGGCCGCCGGGTTCGTGGCGTTGATGGCGGTGGCGGTATGGACCGTGCACCGCTCGAACGGCTTCTTCGTGCTCAGCAACGGCTGGGAGTACAACCTGGTGCTGGCCGCCGGCGCTGTCGTGGTGGCCATGCTGGGGCCGGGTTACCTCAGCGCCGACCACCAGATTTTCGGCCACTGCTGGCAGAAAGGCTGGTCGGGCCTGTGGATCTCGCTCGGCCTGGGACTGGCGGGCGCCATCGGTCAACTGGTGTTGTTCTACCGGCGGCCGGCGCAGTCCGCCGCGACAGGCGAGTAG
- a CDS encoding crotonase/enoyl-CoA hydratase family protein has product MDFTTLRHEVEDGILTVYLHRPDNLNAFTVEMADELERTFIDVNDNDDVRAVIVTGSGRAFCAGMDLSSSGNVFGLDESKSPALADMADLDDPELVRVRDTGGRVTLAIYGCRKPVIAAVNGAAVGIGATMMLAMDARLFSTKARFGLVFGKLGITPEACSTWFLPRIVGMPTALDLLYRADILDAEAAHGCGIAQAVHQPETLLAEARALADAWTKGRSPVSFALIRQMLYRNSAQPDPVEAHRVDSLAMFYTSIGDGADGVRAFLEKRAPHFSARASQMPPFYDEWVPGT; this is encoded by the coding sequence ATGGACTTCACCACGCTGCGACACGAGGTCGAAGACGGCATTCTCACCGTGTATCTGCACCGGCCGGACAATCTCAACGCGTTCACCGTCGAGATGGCCGACGAGTTGGAACGCACCTTCATCGACGTCAACGACAACGACGATGTCCGCGCGGTGATCGTCACCGGCTCCGGACGCGCGTTCTGCGCCGGCATGGACCTGTCCAGCTCCGGCAACGTGTTCGGTCTCGACGAGTCCAAGTCGCCGGCACTGGCCGACATGGCCGACCTCGACGATCCCGAACTGGTGCGGGTGCGCGACACCGGCGGACGGGTGACGCTGGCGATCTATGGCTGCCGCAAGCCGGTGATCGCCGCGGTCAACGGCGCCGCGGTCGGGATCGGCGCCACCATGATGCTGGCCATGGACGCCCGGCTGTTTTCCACCAAGGCACGGTTCGGGTTGGTGTTCGGGAAATTGGGCATCACCCCGGAGGCCTGCTCGACGTGGTTCCTGCCGCGGATCGTGGGCATGCCGACGGCCCTGGATCTGCTGTATCGCGCCGACATCCTCGACGCCGAGGCCGCACACGGCTGCGGGATCGCCCAGGCAGTTCACCAACCGGAGACACTTTTGGCCGAGGCGCGGGCGCTGGCCGACGCCTGGACCAAGGGCCGCTCGCCGGTCTCCTTCGCGCTGATCCGCCAGATGCTCTACCGCAACTCCGCCCAGCCCGATCCGGTGGAGGCGCACCGGGTCGACTCGCTGGCGATGTTCTACACCAGCATCGGTGACGGCGCCGACGGCGTGCGCGCCTTCCTGGAAAAGCGTGCCCCGCACTTCAGTGCTCGGGCCTCACAGATGCCGCCGTTCTACGACGAGTGGGTGCCCGGCACCTAG